In Pseudoroseomonas cervicalis, the DNA window GGTCAGGCTCGCGCTGCGGCGCGGCCTTGTCCAGGCCACCCCTTCCCCAGCCCGCGCGCCCGGCCCCATATCGGCGGGGACAGACAGCAGGAGACGCCATGACCCAGGATGATCCCGAGGCGCTGCGGGCGCTGGCCGAGAAGCTGTTCGACGCCGCCCGCGCCGGCGACACGGCCACGCTCGCCCCGGCGCTGGAGCACGGGCTGCCGGCCGATCTGCGCAACGAGAAGGGCGACAGCCTGCTGATGCTGGCCGCCTATCACGGGCAGGAGGCGGCGGTGCGCCTGCTGCTGCAACGCGGCGCCAACCCGAACCTGGCCAATGACCGCGGCCAGCTGCCGCTGGCCGGGGCGGTGTTCAAGGGCGCCAGCGGCGTCGTCC includes these proteins:
- a CDS encoding ankyrin repeat domain-containing protein, which translates into the protein MTQDDPEALRALAEKLFDAARAGDTATLAPALEHGLPADLRNEKGDSLLMLAAYHGQEAAVRLLLQRGANPNLANDRGQLPLAGAVFKGASGVVQALLEHGAAVDAAGPDGRTPLMMAAMFNRDEMVEALLQAGANRNAQDAAGATAAQMARAMGARNALSLLEE